A stretch of Dermochelys coriacea isolate rDerCor1 chromosome 6, rDerCor1.pri.v4, whole genome shotgun sequence DNA encodes these proteins:
- the GNG2 gene encoding guanine nucleotide-binding protein G(I)/G(S)/G(O) subunit gamma-2, which produces MASNNTASIAQARKLVEQLKMEANIDRIKVSKAAADLMAYCEAHAKEDPLLTPVPASENPFREKKFFCAIL; this is translated from the exons ATGGCCAGCAACAACACCGCCAGCATTGCACAAGCCAGGAAGCTGGTGGAACAGCTGAAAATGGAGGCCAACATTGACAGAATAAAG GtgtcaaaagcagcagcagacttGATGGCATACTGCGAAGCCCATGCCAAGGAAGACCCGCTACTCACCCCGGTGCCAGCTTCAGAAAACCCCTTTAGAGAGAAGAAGTTCTTCTGTGCGATTCTGTAA